The DNA segment GCACCCTCTACGGATTCGgcggttaaaaaaaaagtcctGTACTTTTATTAAGCAATCGGTCCTTTTCAGGACCACCATTCACTTTTTAAAGGaggtacattttcaaaaaaaattttccttttattggTTGGGAATCCCAAGAATGACGTAGTACGCAATTACATCAAACTAAATGTCGATCGTTGATTGCTCTTTCAGGTAGACCAATGTGACAGTGTAGTGTGTATATATTGATAGATTCATAACATGGCTTTGTACAGACTGTACTGATTTCAGACACCGCGTGTATATCAACGCATCGTgaagtgcgaaaaataaaaaaactactttatataatagaaaatatgaaaaaccgtactgcatatataaataaaatatgaccattcttaaaataattttttgtataatttatttaatacaacaTAATAGTAACGTAGTtggaaattttttcaaatcttTGGTAACAATTTGGTCGTCCTGAAAAGGACGGTTTGATTGACGATTTTATGTACAAGTAGGTTTTCAGCTTTTGAAACGTTTAAGCCTTCTTCTCGGTCTTCTTGGGCAACAGAACAGCCTGAATATTAGGCAACACTCCACCTTGGGCAATAGTGACGCCGGAGAGCAGCTTGTTTAACTCCTCGTCGTTGCGGATGGCCAGCTGTAAATGACGCGGAATAATTCTAGTCTTCTTGTTGTCACGAGCAGCATTGCCTGCCAACTCGAGAACTTCAGCGGCCAGATATTCCATTACGGCTGCTAGGTAAACTGGAGCGCCTGCACCAACACGCTCGGCGTAGTTGCCCTTCCGGAGCAGACGGTGAATACGGCCCACAGGGAATTGAAGACCGGCACGGTTGGAGCGGGACTTTGCCTTTCCCTTCACTTTGCCACCTTTTCCACGTCCAGACATTTTGCTTTGCGTTTATTTCACTTAGTTCACTTTACACACGGTACACGAATGCTGGCCGAGCCCCGGCagggaaatatttatactttttcgTCTGCCAGCGCTTTCAGTTAGGGGTGGGTGACTTAGACCTGAAATGATTGCCcgtaaaaaagtataaaaatgaacGCGTTCGGAGCCCACATTATGATAAGTGAATTGTGTTTgtgaaaatataagtaaagtgAATAATGCCGCCGAAAACTAGTGGAAAGGCAGCCAAGAAGGCTGGCAAGGCTCAGAAGAACATCACCAAGAccgacaagaaaaagaagcgcaaGAGGAAGGAGAGCTATGCCATCTACATTTACAAGGTTCTCAAGCAGGTCCATCCTGACACCGGAATTTCATCTAAGGCGATGAGCATAATGAACAGCTTTGTAAATGATATTTTCGAGCGCATTGCTGCCGAGGCGTCTCGTCTGGCTCACTACAACAAGCGCTCGACCATCACCAGTCGAGAAATTCAAACGGCTGTTCGCCTGCTTCTGCCGGGAGAGTTGGCCAAGCATGCTGTCAGTGAGGGAACCAAGGCTGTCACCAAGTACACCAGCTCCAAATAATTTGTTCCTGCGAGTGCGGACAATAATCCAAAACGGCCCTTTTCAGGGCCACAATGTGTTTCAccaaagaaatgtatttttcaatatatcgTCGATTTCAACTTATCCattgttaaaatttgtttagatatgtatattaaaaaaatcggaaactaaaactgaataCGCTCAACAAGCAACGTAATTCAATAACGAGAGACACTAcgcgttttattgttgttgccaataataatccaattttcaaatagtatttaaatgaaagttttttcTCTTGCAACGAAACGTTGTAGCCCTGAAAAGGGCTTATTTAGACAAATTTCAGATCTTGAAATCCAAAATTTTGATTGCGAACATGTACCCACTACTGTACTTTTTCACAATTTACTTCTTGGCAGCCGTTGTCTTTGCTTTCGGCTTCTTGGCAGTAGCAGAAACCGCTGCTTTCTTCGCagtctttttgggttttgcgCTGCGGTCGCTTTCGCCTTTGTTGCGGCGGGCTTCGACTTTACGATTCCAGTTTTCTTGGCATCCTTGGCTTTTGCCTTATCGGGTTTCTTCTTCTCGGCAGTCTTTTTGGTGGCCACAGCCTTCTTAACCTTGGGCTTTTTGTCAGCAGCCCCAGCGGCCGTTATTTTGGAGGAGGCACCAGTCTTCTTGGATGCTACCTTCttgctttccactttcttCTCAGCAGACAAAACCCTCGACTTCGCCTTCGGATCCTTATCCTTCTTGGCGGAGGCCGAAAGTTTAAATGATCCAGATGCACCCTTTCCCTTTGTTTGGATAAGCTTTCCATTGACCACGGCCGATTTTAGGTACTTCTTGATGAATGGAGCTAACTTTTGGGCGTCGCATTTATAAGTGgcagtaatatatttttttattgccagaaGTGATGAGCCGCCACGttcctttaaatttttaatcgaAGCGTCCACCATTTGCTGAGTTGGCGGATGTGACGGCGTCGCAGTGGCTTTCTTTGCCTTTGTGCCGGTAGATCCAGATgcctttttttgggccacCTTTTTCTCAACTGTCGCGGATGGGGCAGCCACTGGAGAAGCGGACGTTGCAACTGCAGAATCAGACATTTTTCTTCACTAAGAACACTTTTTTCTTCAGAAAATGGTCCGCGCGCTGTTGCCAACCTCCCTTGCTCGGATGAGAATCGAGGAGGAGAGCACTTTGACAATACGACTGCCAGCAGTCATTTACTATGTTGATGTTTGCTTgaagtgcaaacattttttgtaaatattaagtgtttaaaatctttaatgaaaataagttttaattgctctacattcttaaataattttttcttcactaTGAATTTTTCAATCGTTGATATATGGTTTTAGTGACCTTTCAATGTTGATTGAACTTGaatattcacatttttaactaaagcaatttataaaaaaacatgtttttaaattataaatcatgaaaataatttagtaattcccgattttttttacaacttCAACTTTCGACCTTtagaaaaagctaaaaaagAAGCGTATATTATTGATTGAGAtactttattaattgatttaagttGACAATGAACTACATAACAAGTTTGCTTTACGGCATCATTCAGCAATGGTTTTCGATGCTAAAAAATAcatctattttaaaaataatgttattttaatattttcttaaaataataatgtgttTGCTTTAGTAGATTAGAGttttcatgcatttttataaataatttgtctaaaataaatcaatttccctGCCATATATCAGCCTTGATATAGTCATAATATGTCTTACAacgttttcattaaataaaaaatataaagcaatcttttttgtattatctctttttttatatactaGATATTGAATTTCCCAACGTAATTAACCAATTTCAAAACAGGTTTTTAcagaacttttattttttacagaCGGTTGAAGGCGCAGTTTCATTGCCCAGTACGACCTCTTCAATATTCCCAAATTACGTTAAAACcaagaacaaattttaaataacaatcTTGATGTTATAGTCTTTTGTTACTTTCTAAATATTGGACTGACCGatataattactttatttccaAACTGTCTCGcagaatttcgattttttatagaTGTTTGAAGGTACCGTGGTTCTTGCTCCCTATGACTATTTCACTGGTATTTCTAAAGGAAGTTAGccctaataaaaaatataaaacaactgtttttatattaaccttttcttttttttgttaatgttggtctaacaattaaaataccaaatatttcGATTCTGTCATTAGcagaatttctattttttttttacaaatgtttGAAGCTTCAGTGCCGTTGCCCCGTATAAACATTTCCATAATATATTCAGCTGAAGTTAACACAAAGACAAAATATGGAATAtcaattcttttattattttctatataaataggctgcaaaagaaaatgttatatcTCATTGAATGTGGTTTGTGGTCCTGAA comes from the Drosophila teissieri strain GT53w unplaced genomic scaffold, Prin_Dtei_1.1 Segkk83_quiver_pilon_scaf, whole genome shotgun sequence genome and includes:
- the LOC122625826 gene encoding histone H2B — encoded protein: MPPKTSGKAAKKAGKAQKNITKTDKKKKRKRKESYAIYIYKVLKQVHPDTGISSKAMSIMNSFVNDIFERIAAEASRLAHYNKRSTITSREIQTAVRLLLPGELAKHAVSEGTKAVTKYTSSK
- the LOC122625821 gene encoding histone H2A — encoded protein: MSGRGKGGKVKGKAKSRSNRAGLQFPVGRIHRLLRKGNYAERVGAGAPVYLAAVMEYLAAEVLELAGNAARDNKKTRIIPRHLQLAIRNDEELNKLLSGVTIAQGGVLPNIQAVLLPKKTEKKA